In the genome of Mucilaginibacter sp. 14171R-50, the window CAATAAATTAAATGCGGAGAGTATTGCCGGCGTTGCAAATTCAGGGCTTCAATTATGGAAACTTTGTATAATTTTGGCCCTGGTATTTCTGGCCGCCGAAACTTTACTTATAAGGTATTATAAAACCAACAAAACAAACATTTGGCAAACACGGGATACCAACTAAACCCACCATAAAACAGCGCTAATGAATTTGCTTATCAAATCCGCCACTGTTGTAGATCCAGCCTCGCCCTTTAATAATAAGGTTGCTGATATTTTAATTGAAAAAGGCATTATCACAAAAATAGACAAATCAATTGGTGCCGATGTTAAAATCATTGATGCTAAAGGTCAGTATGTTTCCCCCGGTTTTTTTGACCTTAACTGTAATATTGGAGAGTTGGGTGTTGAAACCAAGGAAGATCTGCAAACCGGTACGGCGGCAGCAGCAGCGGGTGGATTTACCGGGATAGCTTTAATGCCAAATACTCACCCTCCCGTACATTCAAAAGCCGAAGTGGAATACCTGTTTAACCGAGCCAAGAACAACTTGGTTGATATTTATCCGCTTGGGGCTATATCTGTCAAGCGAGAGGGCAGGGATATGGCGGAAATGTTTGATATGTTTAAAAGCGGCGCCAGGGCTTTCACAGATGGTAACCGACCTGTACAGGATGCCGGACTGATGGAGCGTGCCCTTCTTTACGTACAAAACTTTGGCGCAAAGGTTATCTCGTATCCCGAGGACACTTCAATCGCCGGAAAGGCAAAAGTAAACGAAGGCGTAGTAAGTACCATGCTGGGCATGAAGGGCATCCCGGCACTCGCCGAAGAATTGATGATAGCCCGGGACCTTTATCTTGCCGAGGACACGAACTCCGCGATACACTTCACAACCATATCTACTCATCATGCCGTAGACCTGATACGCGAGGGGAAGCGCAAGGGTTTGAAAGTTACCTGCGATGTTGCGGCACATAACCTGGTACTTACCGATGAAGCCTTAATGGGTTTCGATAGCCTGTATAAGGTGAAACCACCACTGCGAACAAAAAGGGACGTAGATGCCCTGATAGCTGGTTTAGAAGATGGTACTATTGATGCTATTGTAAGCCAGCACACACCCCACGAAATTGAGTTTAAGGACGTAGAGTTTGAGGTGGCCGAATACGGTATTATCGGATTACAGACAGCGTTTTCGCTGGCCTTAAAGGCCGGCCTGTCCCCGCGACTGATTGTTGAAAAAATGGCTATAAACCCACGAACGATATTGAATATTGATGTACCGCAAATTACCGAAGGCGCCAATGCCAATCTGGTGTTGTTTAGTGCAGACGCAGGGTGGGAATACACAAGGGACAATAACAGATCGAAAAGTTATAATTCGCCTTTTTTAGGGCAGAACTTAAAGGGGAAAGTATTGTTAACCTGTAATAACAATCAAATCTTTAAAAATTAAACATAACCACATGACCGACCCAAAAGTAAGATCAGCCGTTATAGGTGCTTTACAGGCGTTTACACAATATGGCGGCTTTGACGCTGCCGCTCTTGAAACCAAATTCGAGACCGTATTTTCATCCGATGATGACTTTATGAGCAAAGTAGATGCTTTGGATGCCGTTTTTGATGATGCTCCTCAACTGGAAGAGCTTCGTGAGGTATTTTTTGATCTGCTGATGATCAACTTTTTTAGCGAGGATGTTAAAAAGCTGGAAGATGACTATCTGGAAACTCCTGAATGGGAAGATATTGAAGAACGGACGCTTGACAGAGGCACCGAACTGCTGAACTTGTTGTTATACTTAAATGAGTGCGAGGATGAAAATATTGAACCCGAACTGGAAGATTATCTGAAGGAATTTTTACTGGTTGATGAAGACGAGTTTCAGGACGAATACCGTATTTACGAACCGGTTATAGCACACCAGGTACTTATTGAAAGCCCTGTAAGCGAGATTAAAAAGGTAGCACAAACGCTCGCCGAAGATTCGGAAGTGAAAGAATTATTTTACCCGATGATGTGCTTTTTCCAAAACCCGGAAGCTTCTGACAATGATAAAGGCGCCGTTGCAAATAATGCCATAAATAAACCATTTGATATGGCTGTTTTAGAAATATTGTTTAGCTTTAAATAAATTAAATTTTAAACCCTATCAAATTGATTATGGAAACCAAAGCACCTAACCCCACCGCAATTGCTACCAAATGGGCATTAATTTATGTAGCAGTATCAATTGTAATTACTTATGCCTTTCAGTTGCTTAATATCGATCAAAATTCCGGCTTAAAATATATAGGTTATCTGCCTTTTATAGCCTTTTGTTTTTTAGCACAAAAAGAATATAAAGATCAGTTAGGTGGGTTTATTACATTTGGGCAGGCGTTCAATCCGGGCTTCAGGTATTCTCTTTTTAGTGGATTATTGCTGGCCATATTCATTTATATCTACCTTGCAATTTTAAGCCCTGAAATGCTGACCAAAGCGATGGAGCAACAACAATCAGCGATGGCTGATAGAGGGATGTCGCAAGACCAAATAGATAAAGCCTTAGAAATGGGTACAAAATACGGCGCAATATTTGGCGCTATTGCTACCGCCATTAGTACGCTTATATTTGGTTGCATTGTCGCATTAATAAGCGCAGCCATCTTAAAAAAGGAGCGTACTGCTTACGATGTAATTGACGAAACTCCGACAGATCCATCCGTTTAAATAATATTGTCTATAACAAGAAAGCCGCTTCAAATTATGAAGCGGCTTTCTTGTTAACGGGCGTATGTTACGTGGTTACCACAACCTTGTAAGTAATTCTTATATGATAATAGTTTAGAAAATCTAATACCTTGCTCTTGAGGATGCGGTTGAACAAGTGATGGCAGGCAGGGTTTTGTTACGCGCCTGCAAGACATTAATAGTATAATAAACAAAGCCTATCTAAATTAATAGATAGGCTTTATACGATGCAAAGCGCCATTAGCTAACGAAGGCTGGAGATTAAACTATTTCTTCATTACCTGCTTCACGATATCGTTGCCGAAGGCAAATACCATTAGCGATATCAGCAGGACAAAACCAACTATCTGGGCGCGTTCCAGGAACTTATCGCTTAGCGGCTTGCCTTTTATCATCTCTATAATCAGGAATACGGTATGTCCGCCATCAAGGCCGGGGATAGGCAGTAGGTTTGTTAACGCTAATACCATCGAAAGAAAGCCCACAAGGCTCCAAAAACGGATCCAGTCTACATGGCTGCCAAACATTACAGCAATGCCTATAGGGCTTGATATGGCCTTACGCGCCTTGACCTGCCCGGTAAATATCTTTTTAATGCCTTTCGCATTGTCGGTGAACATACCCCAGGCTTTGGCAGCCCCAACAGGGAGCGACGCAAAAAAACCGTATCTGATGGTCGTATCTTTTGGCAATAAAGCCTTTGGTTTGAAGCCTAACACGCCATCTTTATCAATTCTGGCCTTAACCTCTTTCACCGCCGTGTCGCGCTTAATGGTTAGTTCCACTTCTTTATTCTTGTTTTGACGCAGTTGCGCCTGCATCTGGTCAAAATAGGTAATCGCTTTACCGTTCACTGCTATTATGCTATCGCCCTTTTTTAACCCGGCGCTTTGGGCACCGCTGTTTGCAGCAACCGTATCAATAGCAAATTTCACACGGGGCAAGCGGCTTATAAACTCCTCGATCCCATAGTCCGATAAATCGTTTAGTATGGTTGGAGGCACTTTTATATCTAATGTTTGGGCACCGCGTCGTACATTCAGTATAGTTTTATCAAGCAAGACCTTAGAGCTTATCAGATCCTCAAAGCGCTCAACTGGTTTGCCGTTTACGGCATATATCTTATCGCCGGCCTTAAGCCCCATCTTTTGACCTATAACACCCGGCACTATACCATTTTTTATTTCGGCGTTTGGCGTGTAGGTTTCGCCATAGCGCATGGTTAATACCCAAAATATGAAAATACCTACTATAATATTTACAATAATACCGCCAAGCATTACAATTAAGCGTTGCCAGGCCGGTTTTGAACGGAACTCCCATGGCTGCGGCGGGCCGGCCAGCTGGTCGGTATCCATCGATTCATCTATCATTCCGGCAATTTTAACGTAGCCGCCTAGTGGCAACCACCCAATGCCGTACTCAACACCCTTATAGTTAAATTTGAACAGGCTTACACCCCAGGCATCAAAAAAAAGATAAAATTTTTCCACCTTTATCCCGAAAGCGCGGGCGGCTAAAAAATGCCCGAACTCGTGCAGTATCACTAAAATTGAAAGACCAAGTATTAGTTGGCCGGCCATTATCAAAACGCTCATCCGTTATATTATATATTAAGATTGTATAGCCTTTAACGGCATTTGTTGTATTAAATTTTGCGCAAATATGCGTGTTTCTTTATCAGTATTCAAATAGTCGTGTAAAGATGGCTCTTTAATGAGACGGATCTTTTGCATACAGGTTTCGATAATATCGCTCATTGCTAAAAATCCTATTTCGTTCTTCAAAAACGCGGCCACCGCAACCTCGTTTGCGGCGTTGATAATACATGGCATATTTCCACCCTGATTCAATGCTTCATAGGCGAGCCTTAAATTGCGGAAGGTATCTATATCCGGTTTTTCGAACGAAAGGTGAGGGTGGTTGATAAAATCAAACCGTATAAAGTTTGTTGTTACCCGGTTTGGATAGGCGAGGGCATATAATATAGGCAGTTTCATGTCAGGCAAACCCATTTGTGCCTTTATAGAACCATCCTGAAACTGTACCAGTGAATGAACTATCGACTGCGGATGTACAATTACATCTATCTGGTCGGCCCGAAGGTCAAACAACCATTTGGCCTCGATAACTTCCAGGCCCTTATTCATCAGCGATGCCGAGTCTATGGTAATCTTAGCACCCATCACCCAGTTTGGGTGTTTAAGGGCCTGTTCGCGGGTAACATTGGCTAAATATTGGGTTGTCTTCCCCCTAAATGGCCCGCCCGACGCGGTAATAATTATTTTTTCAATTTTACTATAATCCTCACCGGCAAGGCACTGAAAAATAGCCGAATGTTCGCTATCTACCGGTAATATCTTTACGTTGTGCTGTTTGGCAAGGCCTGTTATTATTTCACCGGCAACCACCAAAGTTTCTTTGTTTGCCAATGCGATATCCTTACCTGCTTTTATGGCGTTTATCGTAGGCTCTAACCCGGCAAAACCAACCATAGCAGTTAACACAATATCAATTTCGGGGTGCGTAACCGTTTCTTTGATGGCCTGGTGCCCGCTCATAACAGTAATGGGTAAGTGGGCGAGGGCTTCCTTTACTTCCTGATATCGGGTATCATCACAAATAATAGCGTAGCGGGGCACAAACTCAATGGCCTGCTGTATAAGCAGGTACGCATTAGAATGCGCCGTAAGCATAAACGCGCTGAACATCTGGTTGTTATCCCTGATAACTTCAAGTGTTTGTGTGCCAATGCTACCTGTAGAACCAAGAATGGCTATACTCTTGATATTGTTGGATTGTGTTATTGTTTTATTGCTGATCAAACGGTTTGAGTATTAATTGCTTTGTTAAACCTTAAGCTTTTCGTCTGTGAACTTTATTAATTGATGGATTTCCCTGGGTAAGGCTTCTAAAGTAAACAATAATCTTGCATGCGTATCCGGGGACATTAAATTTCTTGCTAAAGCTTTATTACACCAGTCTACACATTCTTTAACCGAACCAAAACTATAATAGTAAAACTTTATTTTATCCTTTTTATGATATCTGCCAAACCCTTCCGCGATATTTGCTGATATCGAATCAGCGGCATTGACAAACTGTTTCCCGATCGTATCCTTTGCAAAGTAATCCCATTTTAAAACTATACTCCAAACTTCATTTGTAAAAGCAAATGAAGTTTTATAACATGTCAAATCGTTTAATTGTAGATAGTTCTTTTCCATTTAATACCATAAAAATCAACAATAAAGCAATACAACAATTAAACAATATAATCTTTTAACTCATCCGCTATCTTTCTGTCGTTAGATAATCGCGGTACTTTATTTTGCCCGCCAAGTTTTCCCTGGCTGCGCATATAGTTTATAAAGGTATCTTTTTTTAAGTTTCTGACTATTAGAGGTTGTAATATGTTACCCTCAATAAGGTCAAAGTAGTAAATATTTTTTTTCTGTAAAGCTTTATCCACCTTAAGGGCAAACGCTGCAAGGTCCCGGGGTTGGGTGCCAAACTCTATGAACCACTCGTGGTAAGGTAATGCGCCGTCAGTGGGTGCCACCTGTGGGGCAACCGTAAACTCGATTATATCAATACCTTCTTCGGCAGCCACACTCATCAGGGCTTGTTCAACCTCTTCACCTATTACATGTTCGCCAAAGGCAGAGATATAATGTTTAATGCGGCCGGTCACTACAATTTTGTAAGGGTTTTTCGATACGAATTTAACCGTGTCACCCAGGCTGTATCCCCACAAACCCGCACTGGTGTTCAGGATAAGGGCATAGTTTTTCTCAAGCTCTACATCCTTAAGGTTAATGCGTGTAGGTTTGTCGTTAAAATACTCGTCGGCGGGGATAAATTCATAAAATATTCCCGCGTCAACCATTAGCAATAAGCCTTTTTCCTGTTGCGAATCCTGGAAAGCGATAAAACCTTCTGATGCGGGATAGGTTTCTATTGAATCTATCTTGAAACCGATGCTTTCCTCCATGCGGGCCCGATAGGGCTCGTAATTAACGCCACCATGTACGTACAGCTTAAAATTTGGAAAGATATCCCTGATCTTTTTACCACCTGATACTGCCGATAGCCTGTCGAAATACATTTGGCACCAGGGCGGTATGCCCGATATGAGGCGCATATCCTCGTTAGCAGTTTCTGTAACAATAGCATCCACTTTCTCCTCCCAGTCATCAATACAATTTGTTTGATAGGAGGGCAGGCGGTTTTTTTGCAAATATCCCGGTACATGGTGTGCTACTATGCCCGATAGTCTGCCCGTTTGTATGCCATGCTTTTCGGCCAGTACCGGGCTACCTTGCAAAAATATCATTTTTCCATCTACGAAGTCTGCCTTGCCTGTTTCGTGGATATAACTTAAAAGAGCATTCCTGGCTGCTTTAATATGCTCGGGCATGCTTTGCTTAGAAATGGGGATATATTTTACGCCCGATGTGGTACCAGATGTTTTTGCCAAATATGCAGGTTTGCCGGGCCACATTACGTTAGCCACTCCGCTTACCACACGATCTATGTACGATCGTAATTCTTCATAATCTCGTACAGGTACGTGCTTTTTAAAATCTTCGTAATTTCTAATTGAGTCAAAATGATGATCGGTACCAAAGATGGTATTTTTAGCTTCATGTACAAGGTTACTAAACGTTTTTTGCTGCAACGCAACACCGTTGCGGCGAATGTTATTTAACCGCCTGTTTACATACCATGCAAATACCTTGCTTAATGCTGCTTTAAAACCCATAATTACGTGGTTTCGGCAATATCATCATCCACATCCTGATGGCTGTAAACCAATTTGCGGTAGGTGACCGCCAAAACAATATTCACAAAAGGGTAGGTGAACAAGATAGATAAAATTACCACCCCGTATGACTGTGCTAGTTTTGCAGGCACAGCAATCAACAAAATTATAATACCCAGTATTACTACAACTTTAAGCAAATTCCCGCGTGTAAGTTCAAAACTTTGCTTGATAGATTCAATAGGCCCCGAGGCATCGTCAACGATAAATGTGTTAAAAAACATAACACGGAGCGCAACAAAAAGCCCAATAATACCGGCAACAACTTCTATGGCAAACTGGATGTCAGGGCTATCGTCAAAATAATCAACCAAAATACCCAGATTGGTTATTACAAAAGCGAAAATGAACACCACCGCGAGGTAACTCCAAACCATTTTAGCTTTTGGTATTACCTGTATAAATTCAAAGTCGTAATATTCACTGTCGATAACAGTAAAAATCAACTTATAAAGCCCTAAAGTTGTATACGCCTGCAACCAAACCATAATAAAGGTTACGATCATCGATATCCAATAATCTTCGGGCGAGTAAAAGACACCAATAACAACGCCAAGTATCCC includes:
- a CDS encoding four helix bundle protein; protein product: MEKNYLQLNDLTCYKTSFAFTNEVWSIVLKWDYFAKDTIGKQFVNAADSISANIAEGFGRYHKKDKIKFYYYSFGSVKECVDWCNKALARNLMSPDTHARLLFTLEALPREIHQLIKFTDEKLKV
- a CDS encoding DUF4199 domain-containing protein; this encodes METKAPNPTAIATKWALIYVAVSIVITYAFQLLNIDQNSGLKYIGYLPFIAFCFLAQKEYKDQLGGFITFGQAFNPGFRYSLFSGLLLAIFIYIYLAILSPEMLTKAMEQQQSAMADRGMSQDQIDKALEMGTKYGAIFGAIATAISTLIFGCIVALISAAILKKERTAYDVIDETPTDPSV
- a CDS encoding 1-deoxy-D-xylulose-5-phosphate reductoisomerase; protein product: MKSIAILGSTGSIGTQTLEVIRDNNQMFSAFMLTAHSNAYLLIQQAIEFVPRYAIICDDTRYQEVKEALAHLPITVMSGHQAIKETVTHPEIDIVLTAMVGFAGLEPTINAIKAGKDIALANKETLVVAGEIITGLAKQHNVKILPVDSEHSAIFQCLAGEDYSKIEKIIITASGGPFRGKTTQYLANVTREQALKHPNWVMGAKITIDSASLMNKGLEVIEAKWLFDLRADQIDVIVHPQSIVHSLVQFQDGSIKAQMGLPDMKLPILYALAYPNRVTTNFIRFDFINHPHLSFEKPDIDTFRNLRLAYEALNQGGNMPCIINAANEVAVAAFLKNEIGFLAMSDIIETCMQKIRLIKEPSLHDYLNTDKETRIFAQNLIQQMPLKAIQS
- a CDS encoding GH3 auxin-responsive promoter family protein, whose translation is MGFKAALSKVFAWYVNRRLNNIRRNGVALQQKTFSNLVHEAKNTIFGTDHHFDSIRNYEDFKKHVPVRDYEELRSYIDRVVSGVANVMWPGKPAYLAKTSGTTSGVKYIPISKQSMPEHIKAARNALLSYIHETGKADFVDGKMIFLQGSPVLAEKHGIQTGRLSGIVAHHVPGYLQKNRLPSYQTNCIDDWEEKVDAIVTETANEDMRLISGIPPWCQMYFDRLSAVSGGKKIRDIFPNFKLYVHGGVNYEPYRARMEESIGFKIDSIETYPASEGFIAFQDSQQEKGLLLMVDAGIFYEFIPADEYFNDKPTRINLKDVELEKNYALILNTSAGLWGYSLGDTVKFVSKNPYKIVVTGRIKHYISAFGEHVIGEEVEQALMSVAAEEGIDIIEFTVAPQVAPTDGALPYHEWFIEFGTQPRDLAAFALKVDKALQKKNIYYFDLIEGNILQPLIVRNLKKDTFINYMRSQGKLGGQNKVPRLSNDRKIADELKDYIV
- the rseP gene encoding RIP metalloprotease RseP; translated protein: MSVLIMAGQLILGLSILVILHEFGHFLAARAFGIKVEKFYLFFDAWGVSLFKFNYKGVEYGIGWLPLGGYVKIAGMIDESMDTDQLAGPPQPWEFRSKPAWQRLIVMLGGIIVNIIVGIFIFWVLTMRYGETYTPNAEIKNGIVPGVIGQKMGLKAGDKIYAVNGKPVERFEDLISSKVLLDKTILNVRRGAQTLDIKVPPTILNDLSDYGIEEFISRLPRVKFAIDTVAANSGAQSAGLKKGDSIIAVNGKAITYFDQMQAQLRQNKNKEVELTIKRDTAVKEVKARIDKDGVLGFKPKALLPKDTTIRYGFFASLPVGAAKAWGMFTDNAKGIKKIFTGQVKARKAISSPIGIAVMFGSHVDWIRFWSLVGFLSMVLALTNLLPIPGLDGGHTVFLIIEMIKGKPLSDKFLERAQIVGFVLLISLMVFAFGNDIVKQVMKK
- a CDS encoding dihydroorotase family protein, with the protein product MNLLIKSATVVDPASPFNNKVADILIEKGIITKIDKSIGADVKIIDAKGQYVSPGFFDLNCNIGELGVETKEDLQTGTAAAAAGGFTGIALMPNTHPPVHSKAEVEYLFNRAKNNLVDIYPLGAISVKREGRDMAEMFDMFKSGARAFTDGNRPVQDAGLMERALLYVQNFGAKVISYPEDTSIAGKAKVNEGVVSTMLGMKGIPALAEELMIARDLYLAEDTNSAIHFTTISTHHAVDLIREGKRKGLKVTCDVAAHNLVLTDEALMGFDSLYKVKPPLRTKRDVDALIAGLEDGTIDAIVSQHTPHEIEFKDVEFEVAEYGIIGLQTAFSLALKAGLSPRLIVEKMAINPRTILNIDVPQITEGANANLVLFSADAGWEYTRDNNRSKSYNSPFLGQNLKGKVLLTCNNNQIFKN